A stretch of the Teredinibacter haidensis genome encodes the following:
- a CDS encoding RnfH family protein encodes MSDIEPIQVEVAYALPHKQKIIALLVEPGTTAMLAVEKSGIAKFFPELDIENAKMGIFGQALGTKGLKPAKEHVLLAGDRVEIYRPLIADPKEVRRKRAEKAKTS; translated from the coding sequence ATGAGTGATATTGAACCGATTCAAGTCGAAGTGGCCTACGCTCTGCCCCATAAGCAAAAAATAATCGCCTTGTTGGTGGAGCCCGGAACCACGGCTATGCTCGCTGTTGAAAAGTCGGGCATTGCGAAGTTTTTCCCTGAGCTGGATATTGAAAACGCCAAGATGGGGATTTTCGGTCAGGCCTTGGGTACCAAAGGCTTAAAGCCCGCTAAAGAGCATGTGTTGCTGGCGGGGGACAGGGTAGAAATATATCGCCCGCTGATTGCCGATCCGAAAGAGGTTCGGCGCAAGCGGGCAGAAAAGGCTAAAACTAGCTGA
- the fur gene encoding ferric iron uptake transcriptional regulator — protein sequence MAVENQELRKAGLKVTLPRVKILQILENSAERHLSAEDVYKLLLDAGEDVGLATVYRVLTQFESAGLVERHNFDGGHSVFELDRGDHHDHMVCTETGKVVEFHNDKIEQLQREIAEDHGYEITGHSLVLYVKPLNS from the coding sequence ATGGCAGTAGAAAACCAAGAATTGCGCAAAGCAGGCCTAAAGGTCACACTGCCGAGAGTTAAGATTCTTCAAATCCTAGAAAATTCCGCAGAACGTCATCTTAGCGCAGAAGACGTCTATAAGCTGCTACTAGATGCAGGTGAAGATGTTGGTTTGGCTACGGTTTACCGGGTTTTGACCCAGTTTGAGAGTGCCGGCTTGGTTGAGCGCCACAATTTTGATGGCGGTCATTCAGTCTTTGAGTTGGATCGCGGTGATCACCACGATCATATGGTGTGTACTGAGACTGGCAAGGTTGTGGAGTTTCATAATGATAAGATCGAGCAGCTGCAGCGGGAGATAGCAGAAGACCACGGTTATGAGATAACCGGTCATAGTTTGGTTTTATATGTTAAACCCCTCAATAGTTGA
- a CDS encoding type II toxin-antitoxin system RatA family toxin, producing MAKRIERSALVAFSAEQMFDLVNDFESYPQYMPGCVGAELLAREADWLEARLHLEKAGIRQSFVTHNTFRRPEFMHLRLVEGPFKSLEGEWVFQPLAENACKVSFWIEFEFSNRLVALAAGKLFEHVASEQVSTLCNRAKQLYS from the coding sequence ATGGCAAAGCGTATAGAGCGTTCAGCACTGGTTGCCTTTAGTGCAGAGCAGATGTTCGATTTGGTGAATGACTTCGAGTCTTACCCGCAGTATATGCCTGGTTGCGTGGGGGCCGAGTTACTTGCGCGAGAAGCCGATTGGCTAGAGGCGCGTTTGCACCTCGAAAAGGCGGGCATTCGGCAATCTTTCGTTACTCATAATACGTTTAGGCGCCCGGAGTTCATGCACCTTCGCTTGGTGGAAGGCCCTTTCAAATCGTTGGAGGGGGAGTGGGTGTTTCAGCCCCTGGCTGAGAACGCTTGTAAGGTAAGTTTCTGGATTGAGTTCGAGTTTTCCAATAGACTCGTCGCCCTCGCCGCAGGCAAGCTGTTTGAGCATGTGGCATCTGAACAGGTTTCAACCTTGTGTAACCGCGCTAAGCAGCTATATTCCTGA
- a CDS encoding type II toxin-antitoxin system HigB family toxin, whose protein sequence is MLKDNRVVFNTAGNKYRLVALIN, encoded by the coding sequence ATCCTTAAAGATAATCGAGTAGTTTTCAATACCGCTGGGAATAAGTATCGACTTGTAGCCTTGATCAATTAA
- a CDS encoding outer membrane protein assembly factor BamE, whose protein sequence is MQFVLKTALLIITIIVATSCSRLQFPWVYRIYIQQGNFVEKDMTEQLEVGMTPEQVRYVMGSPLVADTFHPDRWDYYFALKRGEKQLQEYHLSIFFEDGKLARWEGDIDKESSSKVDPDQEGTNDKPKEGAPVPVEVTPAT, encoded by the coding sequence ATGCAATTTGTTTTAAAAACGGCATTATTAATTATAACAATCATAGTAGCCACCAGCTGCTCTCGCCTCCAATTCCCTTGGGTCTATCGCATATACATTCAACAAGGCAATTTTGTTGAGAAGGATATGACAGAACAACTCGAAGTCGGCATGACTCCCGAACAGGTTCGCTACGTTATGGGCAGCCCCCTGGTCGCCGACACCTTCCACCCAGACCGCTGGGATTATTATTTTGCTCTCAAGCGCGGCGAAAAACAGCTACAAGAATACCACCTCAGCATATTCTTTGAAGACGGCAAGCTCGCCCGCTGGGAAGGTGACATCGACAAAGAGTCCAGCAGCAAGGTCGACCCCGACCAAGAAGGCACTAACGACAAACCCAAAGAGGGCGCCCCAGTCCCGGTTGAAGTCACTCCAGCCACATAG
- a CDS encoding sodium-dependent transporter, whose amino-acid sequence MDQRKMHGVWANRWTFILAATGSAVGLGNIWKFPYIAGENGGGAFVLVYLLCIAVVGIPIMMAEVLIGRRGRMSPINSMRYVTSEAGLHGGWTGIGWMGVVAGLMIMAFYSVVAGWALNYVVASAGGGFSGISGDEAGSLFGGLLQDTGRLTLWHSLFSVMTLAVVAAGVTKGLGMVARVLMPFLFVVLAILLVYGFTNGDFASAFRFLFDFKFGKLSWDGVLVALGHAFFTLSLGMGSIMAYGAYMPDHANVGRTIVTVGVLDTVVALVAGLAIFPIVFASPGIEPSAGPGLMFVSLPVAFGNMAGGQIFGTLFFVLVAVAAWSSAVSLIEPGVAWLSETKRFNRVTATIALTLVAWLGGLGCIWSNNWLEDKPASGIYVFESLDFLTSQIMLPLGGLFIALFVGWLMRRAIVASEMDAEGHPLFEIWLFVVRYISPALVALVMIFSLADKFKG is encoded by the coding sequence ATGGATCAACGAAAAATGCACGGCGTGTGGGCCAACCGCTGGACCTTTATTCTGGCGGCAACTGGGTCGGCCGTTGGCTTGGGCAATATATGGAAATTTCCCTATATAGCGGGCGAAAACGGCGGTGGTGCATTTGTGTTGGTGTATTTGCTGTGTATTGCTGTGGTTGGTATTCCAATCATGATGGCGGAAGTGTTGATTGGTCGCCGTGGCCGTATGAGCCCGATCAATTCCATGCGTTATGTAACGAGCGAGGCCGGATTACACGGTGGATGGACGGGTATTGGCTGGATGGGTGTTGTTGCCGGTTTGATGATTATGGCGTTCTATAGTGTGGTTGCCGGTTGGGCGTTGAATTATGTCGTAGCCTCTGCTGGCGGCGGTTTTTCCGGAATTAGTGGCGATGAAGCGGGAAGCCTGTTTGGTGGTCTTTTACAGGATACAGGGCGGTTAACACTTTGGCATAGCCTGTTCTCGGTGATGACGCTGGCGGTGGTTGCCGCTGGAGTGACCAAGGGCCTGGGGATGGTTGCTCGCGTTCTGATGCCATTCCTTTTTGTTGTACTCGCCATATTACTCGTTTACGGGTTTACCAACGGCGATTTTGCTTCAGCGTTCCGTTTTCTGTTCGATTTTAAGTTCGGCAAGCTGTCGTGGGATGGTGTTCTAGTTGCTCTGGGCCACGCTTTCTTCACCTTGAGTCTGGGCATGGGTTCCATTATGGCTTATGGAGCCTATATGCCGGACCACGCCAACGTGGGGCGAACCATTGTTACCGTTGGTGTGCTGGATACGGTTGTTGCCCTGGTGGCGGGTTTAGCGATTTTCCCCATTGTGTTTGCCTCTCCGGGGATCGAGCCCAGTGCGGGGCCGGGGTTGATGTTTGTTAGCTTGCCGGTGGCTTTTGGGAATATGGCCGGGGGACAAATTTTTGGAACCCTGTTTTTTGTGTTGGTTGCTGTCGCGGCGTGGAGTTCAGCTGTTTCGTTGATCGAACCCGGCGTCGCCTGGTTGTCGGAAACCAAAAGATTTAACCGTGTAACGGCAACAATAGCGCTGACGTTGGTAGCCTGGTTGGGTGGTTTGGGTTGTATCTGGTCGAACAACTGGCTCGAAGACAAACCCGCTTCGGGCATCTATGTATTTGAATCGCTGGATTTTCTCACTTCCCAGATTATGTTGCCCCTTGGTGGTTTGTTTATAGCCCTATTTGTGGGTTGGTTGATGCGACGAGCGATTGTTGCCTCGGAGATGGACGCCGAAGGGCACCCACTGTTTGAAATTTGGCTATTTGTAGTGCGTTATATATCGCCTGCGCTGGTGGCGCTGGTGATGATTTTCAGCCTTGCTGATAAGTTTAAAGGTTAA
- a CDS encoding integrase arm-type DNA-binding domain-containing protein has protein sequence MRWRRLRVKPNGSKLWLFDYYRPFTKKRTSLSFGSYPEISIAEARGKRQAARELLAKDTDPKEHRDEQTLINETSHSNTLQHVASQWLEVKKSKVSANHALDTWRSLEGHIFPDLGKLPIHKITAVKAIKPIAAKGHLETVKRLCQRLNEIMVHAVNTPPIQSFWTCTVGVTAMDGPKHRLALRTCEKIGVFIAPAPNLSTQLYENSPLRTSATAPCIPPPPKSHAVTEAPINCHGGL, from the coding sequence ATCAGATGGCGGCGGCTTAGAGTTAAGCCCAATGGCTCGAAGCTATGGTTGTTCGATTACTACCGGCCATTCACTAAAAAGCGTACCAGCCTAAGCTTTGGCAGCTACCCTGAAATTTCCATTGCGGAAGCTCGCGGTAAACGACAAGCCGCGCGCGAACTACTAGCTAAAGATACCGACCCCAAAGAACACCGCGACGAACAAACCCTGATTAACGAAACATCTCACAGCAATACCCTGCAGCACGTGGCTAGCCAGTGGCTCGAAGTAAAGAAATCCAAAGTATCCGCGAACCATGCTTTAGATACATGGCGCTCCCTCGAAGGTCATATATTTCCCGACCTCGGCAAACTTCCAATTCATAAGATTACAGCCGTAAAGGCAATTAAACCCATTGCCGCTAAAGGCCATTTAGAAACGGTGAAACGCCTCTGCCAACGGCTAAATGAAATCATGGTGCATGCGGTTAACACCCCACCAATACAAAGCTTTTGGACTTGCACAGTCGGGGTTACCGCCATGGATGGCCCGAAGCACCGATTAGCCCTCAGGACTTGCGAGAAAATAGGGGTATTTATCGCGCCTGCACCTAATCTGTCCACCCAGCTTTATGAAAACAGCCCCCTTCGAACCTCGGCAACCGCTCCCTGCATTCCACCACCGCCTAAATCCCATGCAGTCACGGAAGCCCCTATTAACTGCCACGGGGGATTGTAG
- a CDS encoding fused MFS/spermidine synthase, which yields MNNRPDRKLPRRVRRLSFFDKCVFYGTVSITGAAVMMVELLGTRIIGPYYGVSLIVWSSLLSVSLLALAVGYYFGGVLADRKTIFRLPHAVFFAAVTISLIPLVSEAVQIFCNPLGLRFGALSSAFILFTPCLVFLGMAGPFVIQMATQQVEDVGSTSGSVYAISTVGSVFGTLLLGFFLLPLFGTHAILLVLSLLLACLAFGLAIYTNIHRRFSVATLAVVVFVGGSAVWQLQNGARGGAMQGYEVLFEQETHYGWVRVVDQPKKNIRWLMSDASTIGAEDNRSGRGLLAYQAVVRLLPWFKPGAKKALLVGLGAGHLVGDFQRYGVQTDAIEIDPAVAHAAREFFDFQPTGKVLVGDARYRIKQLDEQYDLIVHDCFTGGAEPFHLLSQEMIGELKTKLKPGGILAVNFVGFTEAEKLKPVKSIALTLDQNFAYRKTYVAMPEEPFNDFIFMVSDAPVLLSEHPAAENVAHWLAPREFHINAEGGELITDDYNPLEYLQMAKAEHYRDVLVARVGESILFR from the coding sequence ATGAATAATCGACCAGATAGGAAGTTGCCTCGCCGCGTCAGGCGGTTAAGTTTTTTTGATAAGTGCGTTTTTTACGGAACTGTCTCCATTACGGGGGCGGCGGTTATGATGGTTGAGCTATTAGGGACTCGTATTATTGGTCCTTATTACGGTGTAAGTTTAATCGTGTGGTCTTCTTTGTTGTCCGTTTCTCTTTTGGCGCTTGCCGTCGGTTATTATTTTGGCGGAGTGCTTGCGGATAGGAAAACGATATTCCGTTTGCCGCACGCGGTTTTTTTTGCGGCGGTTACGATTAGCCTTATCCCGCTGGTGAGTGAAGCGGTGCAGATATTTTGTAATCCGCTCGGGTTGCGTTTCGGTGCGTTGTCCAGTGCGTTTATTTTATTTACGCCGTGCTTGGTTTTTCTGGGTATGGCTGGCCCCTTTGTGATTCAAATGGCAACGCAGCAGGTGGAGGATGTGGGTTCAACGTCGGGTAGTGTCTACGCTATTAGCACTGTTGGCAGTGTGTTTGGAACGCTGTTGCTGGGCTTCTTTTTGTTGCCTTTGTTCGGTACGCATGCGATTTTGCTGGTGCTGAGCTTGTTGCTGGCGTGCCTGGCATTTGGTTTGGCGATTTATACAAATATCCACCGTCGTTTTTCCGTCGCCACGTTGGCGGTTGTTGTGTTTGTTGGTGGTAGTGCGGTTTGGCAGCTTCAGAATGGAGCGCGCGGTGGTGCGATGCAGGGTTACGAGGTTCTATTCGAGCAGGAAACTCATTATGGTTGGGTGAGGGTGGTGGATCAGCCGAAAAAAAATATTCGCTGGCTAATGTCTGATGCCTCTACGATTGGTGCCGAAGATAATCGGAGTGGCCGTGGTTTGTTGGCTTATCAGGCGGTTGTGCGTTTGCTTCCCTGGTTTAAACCGGGGGCTAAAAAAGCCTTGTTGGTTGGCTTGGGTGCAGGGCATTTGGTTGGTGATTTTCAGCGTTATGGTGTGCAAACGGATGCGATTGAGATTGATCCGGCGGTCGCTCATGCTGCGCGGGAGTTTTTTGATTTCCAACCAACGGGAAAGGTGTTGGTGGGGGATGCGCGATACCGGATTAAGCAGTTGGATGAGCAGTACGATCTGATTGTTCACGATTGTTTCACCGGCGGTGCCGAGCCCTTCCATCTGCTTAGCCAGGAAATGATTGGGGAGTTAAAGACCAAGCTAAAGCCCGGCGGCATTTTGGCGGTAAATTTTGTTGGTTTTACCGAGGCGGAAAAATTGAAGCCGGTGAAGTCTATTGCGCTGACGTTGGACCAGAATTTTGCCTATCGCAAAACCTATGTGGCTATGCCGGAAGAGCCGTTTAATGATTTTATTTTTATGGTGTCTGATGCGCCGGTGCTATTAAGCGAGCACCCTGCGGCAGAGAACGTTGCCCATTGGTTGGCTCCTCGGGAATTTCACATTAATGCCGAGGGTGGTGAGTTGATTACGGATGATTACAACCCGCTAGAGTACCTGCAAATGGCGAAAGCTGAGCATTATCGCGATGTGCTGGTGGCACGGGTTGGTGAGTCGATTTTGTTTCGTTAA
- the smpB gene encoding SsrA-binding protein SmpB, with the protein MAKKKKTSSNTIAQNRRARHDYFIEDRLEAGIALAGWEVKALRAGHGQLTESYVIFHRGEAWLHGAQIQPLPQASTHFVTEPIRPRKLLMHRKELSKLHEATTQKGHTIVAMAMYWKRHLVKCEIAVAKGKQQHDKRQTEKERDWNKQKQRIMQNKAD; encoded by the coding sequence ATGGCCAAGAAGAAAAAAACCAGTAGTAACACCATCGCGCAAAACCGTAGGGCACGGCACGATTACTTTATCGAAGACCGCTTAGAGGCTGGAATAGCACTCGCGGGCTGGGAAGTTAAGGCGCTTCGCGCCGGGCACGGTCAACTGACCGAAAGTTACGTCATCTTCCACAGAGGCGAAGCCTGGCTCCATGGCGCGCAAATCCAGCCACTACCGCAAGCATCGACACATTTCGTTACCGAGCCAATCCGGCCGCGCAAACTGCTTATGCACCGCAAGGAATTAAGCAAGTTACACGAAGCTACAACGCAAAAAGGTCACACCATCGTAGCTATGGCCATGTACTGGAAGCGGCACCTCGTTAAATGCGAAATAGCCGTGGCCAAAGGCAAGCAACAGCACGACAAACGACAAACCGAAAAAGAGCGCGATTGGAACAAACAAAAACAGCGGATAATGCAAAATAAGGCAGACTAG